The following nucleotide sequence is from Paucidesulfovibrio longus DSM 6739.
GAGCAAGTCCACGGTGCTGATCACGGGCGAATCCGGCACGGGCAAGGAACTGGTGGCCCGCGCCATCCACAACGTCTCCCCGCGCAAGGACGCGCCGTTCATCTCCGTGAACTGCGCGGCGCTGAACCCCGGCGTGCTCGAAAGCGAACTCTTCGGCCACGAGAAAGGCTCCTTCACCGGAGCCACGGCCCTGCGCAAGGGCCGTTTCGAGAGCGCCAACACCGGCACCCTCTTCCTGGACGAGATCGGCGAAATCTCCATGGACACGCAGGTCAAGCTGCTGCGCGTGCTCCAGGAGCGCACCCTGGAGCGGGTGGGCGGCACCCAGCCCATCGAGGTGGACATCCGCGTGGTCGCCGCCACGAACAAGAACCTCCTGGAAGAGGTCCAGAACGGCAATTTCCGCGAAGACCTCTACTACCGCCTGAACGTGGTCAGCATCGAAATGCCGCCCCTGCGCGAGCGCCGCGAGGACATTCCCCTGCTGGCCGCCTTCTTCCTGGACAAGTACGCCAAGGAGAACGACAAGCCGGTCAAGAGCTTCTCCCCGGCGGCCATGGACTACATCTCCGGCTACGAGTGGCCGGGCAACGTGCGCCAGCTGGAAAACGTCATCGAGCGCTGCGTGGTCCTCGCCTCCCGCGAATTCATCGAGGCCGACGAACTGCCGCCGGAACTGCGCGACGAGGAAAGCCAGTTCAAGGGCGCGGTGGACATGCTCCCGGCCAAGCTCGACCTGCCCCAGACCCTGGAGCGCATCGAGGCCGCCCTGGTGCGCCGCGCCCTGGTGCGCAGCGATTTCGTGCAGGTCAAGGCGGCGGAACTGCTGAATATTTCCAAGAGCCTGCTGCAATACAAGATGAAAAAATACAAGCTCACGACAAAATAGGCCGCGCGGGCCGGACCTGTCCGCCGACGTTTACACCCGCCGCTCTTGCGGGCATCATGGCCCCACAGAGCTTGATGCATGGCCAACACCGTTTCCGAATATATCGACGCGCTGCTCGCGTCCGAACGCCTGGGCGGACAGGTGGCGCACCACCGCCTCCTGCCCGGCTTCGAGCCGCAGTTCGCCGAACCCCGGCGGCCCCTGCCCCGCGTGCTGCGCGAGCTGCTGGCCGCGCGCGGCCTGGACAGGCTCTACTCCCACCAGGCCCATGCCCTCGACCTGGCCCGGTCCGGCCGCAACGTGGTCGTGGCCACGCCCACGGCCAGCGGCAAGACCCTGACCTACAACCTGCCCGTGCTGGAGCAATGCCTGGCCGACCCGGCCTCCCGCGCGCTCTACCTCTTTCCGCTCAAGGCCCTGGCCCAGGACCAGCTCGCCGCGTTCAAGACCCTGACCGCAGCCCTGCCCGAAGGCGCGCACCGCCCGGACGCGGCCATCTATGACGGGGACACCACGCCCCACTTCCGGCGCAAGATCCGCGACAACCTGCCCAACGTGCTGCTGACCAACCCGGACATGCTCCACCTCGGCATGCTCCCGCACCACGAAAAATGGGCCGACCTCTTCGCCAACCTCACCCACGTGGTCGTGGACGAGGTGCACACCTACCGGGGCGTCATGGGCTCGCACATGGCCCTGGTGTTCCGCCGCCTGCTGCGCGTCTGCCGGGCCTGGGGCGCGAACCCGACCTTCATCTTCTGCTCGGCCACGGTGGGCAACCCCGCGGAGCTCTGCGAAATGCTCACCGGGCGCGAAGTCACGGCCGTGACCGAAAGCGGCGCGGGCGCGAGCCCCAGGCACATGGTCTTTCTCAATCCCCTGGACGGCACGGCCCAGGCCGTGATCATGCTCCTCCAGGCCGCCCTGGCCCGCGACCTGCGCACCATCGTCTACGCCCAGTCGCGCAAGCTCACCGAGCTCATCGCGCTCTGGGCGCAGGAGCGTTCCGGCCAGTACAAGGAACGCATCTCGGCCTACCGCGCGGGCTTCCTGCCCGAGGAGCGCCGCGAGATAGAGGGCCGCATGGCTTCCGGAGAGCTGCTGGCCGTGATCTCCACCAGCGCGCTCGAACTCGGCATCGACATCGGCGGCCTGGACCTCTGCATTCTCGCGGGCTACCCCGGCTCGGTCATGGCCACGCTCCAGCGCGGGGGCCGCGTGGGCCGCGCCGGGCGCGAATCCGCCGTGGCCCTGGTCGCGGGGGAGGACGCCCTGGACCAGCACTTCATGCGCCATCCCGAAGACTTTTTCTGCCGCGCGGCCGAGTCCGCCGTGCTCAACCCCTTCAACCCGGCCATCATGCACCGCCACCTGGAGTGCGCCGCCGCCGAGATGGAGATCAAGCCCGGCGAGCCGTTCCTGGACGAAGCCCCCATCCGCCGCGAGGTGGACAACCTCGTGGGCCGGGGCAGGCTCTTCGAGGTCGTCACCGACCGCGTGCAGCCCGGCGGCGGCGTGGAATCCCGCGTCACGGGCATCGTCTGCCCGCGCAAGCGCCCGCACCGCAACGTGGACCTGCGCGGGGCGGGCCGCTCCCTGCACATCGAGGACGCGGACACCCACACCGAGATCGGCACCGTGGACCAGCACCGCGCCTTCAAGGAGACGCATCCCGGCGCGGTCTACCTGCACCGGGGCGCGAGCTGGGTCGTGGACGACCTCGACCTGGAAACCTCCACGGTCCTGGCCCGGCAGCGCCGCGTCAGCTGGTACACCCGCACGCGCGGCTCCAAATCCACGGAGATTCTCGAAATCACCGGCGAGAAGACCGTGCTCGGCACGCGCCTGCACCTGGGCCGCCTGCGCGTCACAGAGGAAATCACCGGCTACGAGAAGCGCAGCGTGCGCGGGGGCAAGATGCTCGGCATCATCCCCCTGGACCTGCCGCCCCTGGTCTTCGAGACCGAGGGAATCTGGTTCCTCGTGCCGGACGAGATGCGCCGCCGCTGCGAGGACAACTATCTGCACTTCATGGGCGGCATCCACGCCCTGGAACACGCGGCCATCGGCATCCTGCCGCTGCTCGTGCTCACGGACCGCAACGACCTCGGCGGCATCTCCACGCCGTTTCACGCCCAGACCGCCGGACCCGCCGTGTTCATCTACGACGGCCTGCCCGGCGGCGCGGGACTGACCCGCCAGGCCTTCCACAAGGGCGAGGAGCTGTTCCGGGCCACGGCCCAGGCCGTGCGCGGCTGCGAATGCGAGCTGGGCTGCCCCAGCTGCGTGCACTCGCCCAAATGCGGCTCCGGCAACCGGCCCATCGACAAGGCCGCGGCCCTGTTCCTGCTCGATGAAATCCTCGGCGGCCAGGCCCCGCCGCCCGCCCCGCTCATTCCCAAACCAGAGGAGGAATCCATGCCCCTGCTCAATCCCGGACGCTTCGGCGTGCTCGACATCGAAACCCGCCGCTCCGCCGACGAAGTGGGCGGCTGGAACCGCTGCGACAAGATGGGCGTGTCCATCGCCGTGCTCTACGACTCCGGCGAGGACCGCTATTTCGACTACGAGGAACACCAGATCGGCGAACTCGTGGAACACCTCAAGCTCCTGGACCTGACCATCGGGTTCAACATCCTGCGCTTCGACTACAAGGTGCTCACCGGGCTGTCCTCCTTCCCGTTCCAGACCCTGCCCACCCTGGACCTGCTCGTGCACATCCACCAGCGCCTGGGCTACCGGGTCAAGCTGGACAACCTCGCCCAGGCCACGCTCAACGCGGCCAAGAGCGCGGACGGACTCCAGGCCCTGAAATGGTGGCAGGAGGGACGGCTCGACCTGATCACCGAATATTGCCGACAGGACGTGGCCGTGACCCGCGACCTGTACACGCACGGCAGGGACAACCGGCACGTCTTCTTCACGAACAAGGCCGGACAGAAAGTGCGCCTGCCCGTGGACTGGTAAGGCATAGCTCAAAAGAGCGCTCTGCCTTTTCCTGCGGCTCGGCACATCCTTGGCGGCGCGGTCCGGATGCGCGGCCAGCGCCGCAAACAGGAGTTCCAAGGGGCTGCGCGCCCTTGACCGCCGGTGGCGTTCCCCGGCCAACGAAGCTTGACGTATTTGTCAGACTCTGGAAAAACATCGGCAGACAAAGGAGATCAGCATGCGCCTGATGGGTCAGACCGTTCCCTTTTTCAAAATGCAGGGCTGCGGCAACGATTTCGTGGCCATCGACAATCGCGAAGTGCGCGTTCCCGAAAGCGTCATGTCCGCCTGGGCCAAGAAAGTCTGCGCGCGCGCCTTCGGCGTGGCCGCGGACGGCATTTTTTTTCTTGAGAACGCGCCAAAGGGTTCCGGCCTGGATTACCGCTGGCACTTCTACAACAACGACGGCTCGCGCGCCGAGATGTGCGGCAACGCCTCGCGCTGCGCGGCCAAGTTGGCCCACGCCGTGGGCCTGGCTCCGGAAGAGCACGTCTTCGGCACGGACGCCGGCCCCATCAAGGCCCAGGTCTTCACGGAAGGCGAAAACGCGGGGCTGGTCCGCGTGCAGCTTACCAAGCCGAAAAAG
It contains:
- a CDS encoding DEAD/DEAH box helicase; this encodes MANTVSEYIDALLASERLGGQVAHHRLLPGFEPQFAEPRRPLPRVLRELLAARGLDRLYSHQAHALDLARSGRNVVVATPTASGKTLTYNLPVLEQCLADPASRALYLFPLKALAQDQLAAFKTLTAALPEGAHRPDAAIYDGDTTPHFRRKIRDNLPNVLLTNPDMLHLGMLPHHEKWADLFANLTHVVVDEVHTYRGVMGSHMALVFRRLLRVCRAWGANPTFIFCSATVGNPAELCEMLTGREVTAVTESGAGASPRHMVFLNPLDGTAQAVIMLLQAALARDLRTIVYAQSRKLTELIALWAQERSGQYKERISAYRAGFLPEERREIEGRMASGELLAVISTSALELGIDIGGLDLCILAGYPGSVMATLQRGGRVGRAGRESAVALVAGEDALDQHFMRHPEDFFCRAAESAVLNPFNPAIMHRHLECAAAEMEIKPGEPFLDEAPIRREVDNLVGRGRLFEVVTDRVQPGGGVESRVTGIVCPRKRPHRNVDLRGAGRSLHIEDADTHTEIGTVDQHRAFKETHPGAVYLHRGASWVVDDLDLETSTVLARQRRVSWYTRTRGSKSTEILEITGEKTVLGTRLHLGRLRVTEEITGYEKRSVRGGKMLGIIPLDLPPLVFETEGIWFLVPDEMRRRCEDNYLHFMGGIHALEHAAIGILPLLVLTDRNDLGGISTPFHAQTAGPAVFIYDGLPGGAGLTRQAFHKGEELFRATAQAVRGCECELGCPSCVHSPKCGSGNRPIDKAAALFLLDEILGGQAPPPAPLIPKPEEESMPLLNPGRFGVLDIETRRSADEVGGWNRCDKMGVSIAVLYDSGEDRYFDYEEHQIGELVEHLKLLDLTIGFNILRFDYKVLTGLSSFPFQTLPTLDLLVHIHQRLGYRVKLDNLAQATLNAAKSADGLQALKWWQEGRLDLITEYCRQDVAVTRDLYTHGRDNRHVFFTNKAGQKVRLPVDW
- a CDS encoding sigma-54-dependent transcriptional regulator, whose protein sequence is MSANILLLDDEKNYLLVLESVLTDEGYSVTALSSPEMGLAYLDDSEVDVIVTDMKMPGMSGQDVLEHVKRNYPYIPVLIMTAFGSIESAVEAMRIGAFDYITKPFNNEELLLSLDKAARFARTQQENRRLRQQIQEKFGPNNIIGRGKAMQGVLEMVHRAGPSKSTVLITGESGTGKELVARAIHNVSPRKDAPFISVNCAALNPGVLESELFGHEKGSFTGATALRKGRFESANTGTLFLDEIGEISMDTQVKLLRVLQERTLERVGGTQPIEVDIRVVAATNKNLLEEVQNGNFREDLYYRLNVVSIEMPPLRERREDIPLLAAFFLDKYAKENDKPVKSFSPAAMDYISGYEWPGNVRQLENVIERCVVLASREFIEADELPPELRDEESQFKGAVDMLPAKLDLPQTLERIEAALVRRALVRSDFVQVKAAELLNISKSLLQYKMKKYKLTTK